From the genome of Solanum pennellii chromosome 6, SPENNV200:
ACCAAATAAGAATGAtataaacaataacaaaatcagaaaataaatctaaaaaaggAAGCGAACGATGAAAATACCTTAATTAGAGAAATTTGTGTGAATCCAGATTTTGAAGATAAAAAACAACATTTCGGTAGAAGATAATAAGAGAAATTGAGGATGAAGATAAGAAGGATTTGAAGGTTGAATAGAAATATGAACAGGAAAATATGgagagagagaatttttttattttttttaacttatggGATAAATATGAAAGAGAGAGATATGGAGAAAATTtgtagattttaattttttttaaaataaaaataatttgggaAACGTGAACTATGGATATACATGGgaatgtaaaaaaattaatttttttaggagGTAAAATGTGGGTTTAATTAGGAtacatattctttttcaaaataatgacattttcgacattttaactaatatttttaaagtagtgaattttttaagaattaaattgTTGATTTTGACTAGTTTGCTAATTTTTCGTATTATTTATTGGTCCTAATATATGTGGTCCATTAAATCGAAAAACAAtaatgttaaaaaattaaaaagtctataatatctttttttattttaaaataaattgatttttttaattaaaatgttttatagTTAAAAGggtaaacataaataaaatattattaaaatattattcggGCCATATGATTTTTCCATATTCTTCTCAAATGACTTTTGatacatgtgtgtctattttttttattttttttaagaatgttTGATTTATTAGAATTTTTGGTAATCTTATTTGTTATTACCATATTTTTcacttctctttttttattttttttatttttatggataACTATGTATCAATTATgagtttttggctaaaatcATTCCTTAACTATGACTCAAATCTAATGTATATCTTTATATTATCTAAATGAGAAAAACATCATTATACTATCAAAAAAGTTAATCCTTtagtctattttttttaaaataaactgatTGAACcaataaaagattatttaaaatttaaatttggtCATGTCTTAGCCACGATGAGAAGATCAATGTTACCTAAGAAAAATAAGGATATGTAtagaaaatgaatattttattctcatattttaaactttgtGTGTTGTTAgtttatatgtttttgcatcATCAAGTAAATTGACTTGCAACAATAtataagttttgaaatatttatacagTAGTTTCCGATGGTTTGAAAGATTAtgtaaaaaatcattttaaaaatattatgtgcAATTATTTAGAGAGtttcttcaacaaaaaaatacatatatagtaCGTATATACTAATATATACAATGTCATtcacattttatacaatttacataaatactgaaaatttagtgaaattatGTAGGCGTTTTGttgtgaaaattaaataataattattttatttgaaatttttgaagttggaaTTGTAATTggccatatttttttttacaaagaatatttagaatttgattatattttatctGAATATGATTTAAACCctcaatttttaaaagttaaaaaaatcaaccaacttgACTAGCTTAACCATGTGTACATATATTCATTCAATGTGATACATTTTTTTGTTAGTGGCATGAGTTTCTTAAAAACATAGACAGAAGGATGAATCTTGCAACTTTGGAGATAGTGCGAGGATGTTTTTTGTTCACTTATATAACACAGGGATGTACTTTAGGTTTAGGTCATACTTCAGATATgattttagccaaaaactcTACCAATTATATTACAtgtgtagacattgaaattttgtgggactctacaagatgcgtttaattcgagttgggactctacaaattgtaTTTAACTCAAAtaaggattcttggaggctactcaaccctaaaccctagtttatctcggaaatttcataaagagatcaagatctcgaatactccacaaattaATGGTTTATTCATAAAGAGAGGtcaaaatctaaatcatcctagttcgagaaatacgtcactaacggccctcgaatcatgaATAAATCctaggagagtagaatcaagggatcaatAGAATTGTACCCCCAATCTATCTTgattaataaaatcatgtttcttcatattttatttgtatggtttatttattttccatatgtttaaaatttgttgcaaacaaaattggcacgcccagtgggaccaaATATGCccttcatctcttctctcttaaatcaaatctgaaaatctgaagctgcaaaggtggaagaatgagtacttcaagTCTCGTCTTTTAGTTTCACAAGTCTACACTCCGTTAATCCTGAAGCAGGGGGcatagacattgaaattttgtgggactctacaagatgcgttcaattcgagcgagttgggactctacaaattgtgttcaactcagataaggattcttggaggctactcaaccctaaaccctagtttatgcctatataaagggtactaaattcccttaaaaggcatctcagaaattccataaagagatcaagatcttgAATACTCtgcaaattgatggattattcatatagagaggtcaaatctaaatcatcctagttcgagaaatacgccagtaacggccctcgaatcatggataaatcttaagagagtagaatcaagggatcaacagaattgtaccACCAATCTATcttgattaataaaattacgtttcttcatattttatttgtatggtttatttattttccatgtatttaaaatttgttgcaaacaaaattgacacgcccagtgggactacccttcatctcttctctcttaaatcaaatctgaaaatctGAAGTCGCAAAGGTGGAAAAATGAGTACTTCAAGCCTCGTCTTTGAGTTTCACAAGTCTACACTCCGTCAAGCCTTGaagcagggggcatttgtagacattgaaattttgtgggactctacaagatgcgttcaattcgagttgggactctacaaattgtaTTCAACTCAAAtaaggattcttggaggctactcaaccctaaaccctagtttatctcgaaaatttcataaagagatcaagatctcgaatactccacaaattaATGGTTTATTCATAAAGAGAGGtcaaaatctaaatcatcctagttcaagaaatacgccactaatggccctcgaatcatggataaatcctaggagagtagaatcaaaGGATCAACATAATTGTACCCCAATCTATcttgattaataaaattatatttcttcatattttatttgtatgatttatttattttccatatatttaaaatttgttgcaaacaacaTGATTACTTTTGCATTACCTCTTTATCGTTAGGTAACTATGGAcacaaaaatatgatatttatttacactatacaatacatataattatttgttatccttttatttttctcaatttgttATTCAATTATGTAATGCCCTTTACGTGTTGTAGAAAATGTAACTGATAATCATAACAAATCATACGAATATTatctttataaattaaatttcgCCACCTCATATGAAAGCTATCATATTATCTAACATTTCTTGCATGATTTTAAAAGCATTGTGAGATTAGTGcaaagaattttaaaataaaatcaatcaaattcaaattttgaatcgCATCAATTatcttatttatttgattaaatatacGAGCAGAGGTGGAGCAAAGTTAGAAGTTTCAgggttttaaattaattttgttgaagtttcacattttaatatacatatatttatttaattttctaacaCAAATATAGAATCTATGAAAAAACTACTGAATTCGTCCGAACTTATAAACCACCCGCTAACCCGCCTTGTGCAAGAAAAATCAcactatattttcatttttgaaaaagaatatttgatattcttatcAATTATCCCCACGTTTTTCACCTCACTTTTGGATAGATATGGACAATTgcaattttattttgtcttatttatgcaattttttcaaataaaaaacattgGTTGAAAATGAGGGGCAATATTTACCATTTAATGCATTGCATATGAGGGGAGTCGATTATAAAATTTgagtgtttttattttaaatattttttgctaaaatccaaatccatcaaattaaatcaaaatatttataacgTGCTAGCTAACTTCTCtttcccccctttttttttctctataaaaagCAGCTAAGTTCACCTTCTTCTcatcacaaaaataatatatccttcttctttataacacaattaagttattaattattcgCAGTGATGGCAAACCTAGGAGGCCTTGTCGATGTTCCATTCCAAAACAAAGTCGAGTTTGATGATCTTGCTCGTTTTGCTGTCCAAGATTATAATCagaaaaatgtaaaaacttattttaatttacttcGATTACACATGACATAATTAGTTAATGAAAATTTACATGTCTTTGTTAACATAATTGATAGTGTGAAATGGCTacacatcaacatatattttGTAAATGCTTACTTTGTGAATAATTAGTATGCATGACCTATTCATAATTCGTTCATTtcaacaacatatatatatattttgtatattttgtatatttcagGGTTCTAGTTTGGAGTTTGAAAAAGTTTTGAACGTGAAGAAACAAATAGTTGCTGGAATAATGTACTATATAACATTTGAGGGCACTGAAGGtggaaagaagaaagaatatgAAGCCAAGATTTGGGTGAAGGAATCGGAGAACTTCAAGAAAGTTGTAGGATTCAAGCTTGTTGGTGATGATAGTACAAAGCCTGGGGGCATTATCAATGTTCCAAACCCAAATAGTAACGAGTTTCAAGAGCTTGCTCGTTTTGCTGTTCAGGATTATAATGAAAAACAGGTTAAGTATAATCACGACTTAGTcctcttctatttttttcattaatttcatatttaaatccTGAATCCACTACaatatctaattaatatacAATTCTTTCATTTGAACCAACGTcatatacaatttatttttcagAATACTCATTTGGAGTTTGTAgaaaatttaaatgttaaagAGCAAGTTGTTGCTGGAATGATGTACTATATAACACTTGCTGCAACTGATGCtggaataaagaaaatatatgaagcTAAGATTTGGGTGAAGGAATGGGAGAACTTCAAAAAAGTTGTAGAATTCAAGCTCAGTGGTGATGATATTACAAAGCCTGGGGGCATCATTAGTGTTCCATTTCCAAACAAGCCCGAGTTTCAAGAGCTTGCTCGTTTTGCTATTCAGGATTATAATGAAAAAGAGGTTTATTCAAACGGCTTactcctttttcatttttcgTTAGTTTCACATTCAAACCTataatattcaaattctaaatccgCTACAATGTCATAAATAATCTATTTTTCAGAAGGCTCATTTGGAGTTTGTAGAAAATTTGAATGTGAAAGAACAAGTTGTTGCTGGAATGATGTACTATATAACACTTGCGGCAACAGATGCtggaaagaagaaaatatatgaaactAAGATTTGGGTGAAGGAATGGGAAGATTTCAAAAAAGTTGTAGAATTCAAACTTGTTGGTGATAATAGTGCAAAAGTTGGGGGCATTATCGATGTTCCAAACCCAAATAACCCCGAGTTCCAAGATCTTGCTCGTTTTGCTGTTAATGATTATAATAAGTCACAGGTCAATTACAATGACTTactcctcttttatttttttcgttaattttacattaaaagCTATATATAGTATTCAAATCTTGAATCTGTTTCGGTATctaataattcttttatttgaaCGAACGTCctatacaatttattttttcagaatGCCCATTTAGAGTTTGTAGAAGTTTTGAATGTGAAAGAACAAGTTGTTTCTGGAATGATGTACTATATAACACTTGTGGCAACTGATGATGGAAATAAAAAAGATTATGAAGCCAAGATTTGGGTGAAGGAATGGGAGGACTTCAAGAAAGTTATAAGCTTCAAGCTTGTTGGTAATGATAGTGCAATAATTGGGGGCTTTACCGATGTTCCATTCCCAAACAAACGCGAGTTCCAAGATCTTACACGTTTTGCTATTCAGGATTATAATAAGAAAGAGGTTATTTACAATGACTTACTCATCTTCTATTTTTTCCTGTTAATTTCATATTCAAGTttataagattttaattttgaacCCATTGCATGCGATAtctaataattatttcatttgaaTGAACGTCATATACAATCTATTTTTCAGAATGCCCATTTGGAGTTTGTAGAAAATCTGAATGTGAAAAAACAAGTTGTTGCTGGAATGTTGTACTATATAACATTTGCGGCAACTGATgctggaaagaaaaatatatatgaaacaaAGATTCTGGTGAAGGAATGGGAAGACTTCAAAAAAGTTGTAGAATTCAAGGTTCTTGGTGATGATAGTGCAAAGCTTGGGGGGATTATCAATGTTCCATTCCCAAACAGCCCCGAGTTCCAAGATCTTGCTCGTTTTGCTGTTCaggattataataataaagaggtaattaaaattgtttactattattttattttttacacaaCAAGAAAACTGTGATGAGAAAAACTGTGAATTAAATAGGGATTTTCCTGGGATTAGCATGAAAATTCACAGGAAATTTATTATCctgcaaattttcatactaattcaCAGGAAAAACCCATGTATTCATAGTTTTCTTGTAGTACATGGGACATACTAATTTGCAAGAAAATAAGTTTCTTGCGAATTTTCATATTAATCCCCAGAAAATCACAGTTTTTTTATGCGTTTGTTAGTTTCAGATTCAAACAAATcgtattcaaattttgaatccaTAATGGCATATATAATCTATTTTTCAGAAGGCTCATTTGGAGTTTGTAGAAGTTTTGAATGTGAAGGAACAAGTTGTTGCTGGAATGATGTACTATATAACACTTGCGGTAACTGATGCtggaaagaagaaaatatatgaagCTAACATTTGGGTGAAAGAATGGGAGCACTTCATAAAAGTTGTGGAATTTAAGCCTGTTGGTGATGATAGTGTAAAAACTGGAGACATTGTCAATGTTCCAGATCCAAACATCCCCCCACTTCAAGATCTTGCTCGTTTTGCTGTGCAGGATTATAATAAGGCACAGtttaattataataacttacccttcttctatttttcacatttaaattctgaatctaCTGTAGTATCtaataattctttcatgtatATACCATCTATTTTTCAGAATGCTCATTTAGAGTATGTAGAAAACTTGAATGTGAAAGAACAACTTGTTGCTGGAACGTTATACTACATAACACTTGTGGCAACTGATGCtggaaagaagaaaatatacGAAGCTAAGATTTGGGTGAAGGAATGGGAGGACTTCAAAAAAGTTGTAGAATTCAAGCTTGTTGGTGATGATAGTGCATATCCTGGGGGCATTACCAATGTTCCATTCCCAAACCTCCCTGAGTTCAAAGATCTTGCTCGTTTTGCTGTTCAAGATTATAATAAGAAAGAGGTTAATCtcttaattttgaatttattttttgtatctaATAACTCTTTTATTTGAACGAACGAcgtatgttttatttttcagaATGCTCATTTGGAGTTTGTAGAAAATTTGAATGTGAAGAAACAAGTTGTTGCTGGAATCATATACTATATAACACTTGTGGCAACTGATGCtggaaagaagaaaatatatgagACCAAGATTTTGGTGAAGGGATGGGAGAATTTCAAGGAAGTTCAAGAATTCAAGCTTGTTGGTGATGCCACTAAGTGAAATGAAACTACTTTTATCTTTGTGTGAAATAAAGCCACTTGTTTGGCATgaagttattattatgtttGTGACAAATAAAGCCACTTCTTTGGCATAAAATTACtattatgtttatgagaaataAAACCAGATCTATGTATAGTATCTGGAAGTATTTGATTGTCTTGTCGTAAATTgtatttgaataatttaaagTTTGTAAGATTGATAAATGCATGTTTATGGGATGATAAATATTGTTTGAACTAAATACTTTATTGCTAATACGTACCTATACatatttttctctaaaaattttactaaattcAGGTAAAATGTTTAGATGAAGTCAATTGTCCATTCATTAGGCttaaggtatatatatatatataNNNNNNNNNNNNNNNNNNNNNNNNNNNNNNNNNNNNNNNNNNNNNNNNNNNNNNNNNNNNNNNNNNNNNNNNNNNNNNNNNNNNNNNNNNNNNNNNNNNNNNNNNNNNNNNNNNNNNNNNNNNNNNNNNNNNNNNNNNNNNNNNNNNNNNNNNNNNNNNNNNNNNNNNNNNNNNNNNNNNNNNNNNNNNNNNNNNNNNNNNNNNNNNNNNNNNNNNNNNNNNNNNNNNNNNNNNNNNNNNNNNNNNNNNNNNNNNNNNNNNNNNNNNNNNNNNNNNNNNNNNNNNNNNNNNNNNNNNNNNNNNNNNNNNNNNNNNNNNNNNNNNNNNNNNNNNNNNNNNNNNNNNNNNNNNNNNNNNNNNNNNNNNNNNNNNNNNNNNNNNNNNNNNNNNNNtatatatatatatatatatatgataaaatattatatttttcagttGAAAGTTCTCTACACAAAATGTCATATTGCACTAACTATATATGCAAATAATAAATTGAACAAGTTGtaattaattgataattaattgAACAAGTCGTaagtaatttataattaattagacaAGTACGAAGTGTTCTTTTAAACACTACTCAAAAACGATCTACATGTAAACATCAACCACACGTATAACTTTGTATTGATACAtactctaatgttgttgaataTTTGATTAGTGTTTATCACATTCAGTATAAGTATATTTGATacataaattttgtattatttatcaCACACACCAGAAAGAGgctattttgaaataattacatgtatattgtatttttttataattttaaaatatagtatttctcaaacaaaataagatacataaatataatgaaaCTAAAATTTGGGTTAAGGAATGGGAGAACTTCAAGAAAGTTGTAGAATTCAAGCTCATTAATGATGATAAAACAACGCCCGGAGGTATTATTAGTGTTCCATTCCCAAACAAGCCCGAGTTTCAAGAGCTTACTCGTTTTGCTATTCAGGATTATAATAAGAAAGAGGTTAATTCAAACGATcattatttttcaaacaaataCTAATATTCAAATCCTGAATTCActataatatttaattcattcttCGTATACTTGATTTTTCAGAATGCTCATTGGAGTTACTCAATTCAAATAAGCTTTGCAAATGCACAATCTTTAAATTTTAGGCAGATAGTATGAAATATGTGGGATGAGTATTTATCGATTCGATTTGACTTTCAAGTATATCGAGCTATTGAATTGTTGTGGTACCATTTAGTAATCTATAGACCAGTCAATATGGATCGGCCCAATCCATGCAAGTTAGCCTATATATACGGATTTTGGAGTTAGATGTGTTAGAGTAGACGACTAACCCATTATTTTGATGGGCTGGAAAACATCAAAATATTGACCAAAATGAGTTGTGGTGCAGTAGTGAAACTGTTTCACCCTTAATCAAAGGTCTCGGGTTCGAGCCCGGCGTATGGGGACAATCTTATTGGGAACGTTACCCCTGTATGTCGTACGCGATCCAGATTTAGTCGGGGCTCCAATATGGACTCCAAACATCGAgtggaaaacaaaaataaaaccaaTAATACTATTAAGTCCATGTTTCAGTAAGTCGAGTTTCAATGTATTTAATGGACAAGCACAGAAATAACTATTTATCGATTCGATTTCACTTTTAAGTATATCGAGTTGTTGAATTGTTGTGATACCATTTAGTAATCTATAGACTTGTCAATATGAATCGGTCCATTCCATGCAAGTTAGCCTATATACGGACTTTGGAGTTAGATGGGTTAGAGTAGACTCACCCATTATTTTGATGGGCTGGAAAACATCAAACTCATCCACCACTACATGGGTTATAGGCgttaaattctaattttataataaatatctaaAAGATAATATTACATTCTAATCtcatttaattatgaattaaaagaaaattcaattagCTAGTAGCTTACAACTCCGATATATCGGTTGACTTTGAGCTTTTATTATACGTGTTTTTTGACGTTAACATGCACATTGTTTATGAGTAGTGGCTTAGAAACTCAATTATTATTTGCTTGAAATGTTGGCATTAATAAAAGCTACTTATTACTTGttcaattaattataaattataatcaatcCACACAATCATATGAATAAATAAAGATTTTTGTCAATTACAATTATACAAAGTCAACGAAGGGACTCATAAACATGCTTAATTAGTTCTTGTTCATccattttcttgtttatttgagccaataattaatcaaatcacAATTTACTATGGAGGAAATTGCTGAAGGAATTCGAGCAACTTCGTTAAGGATCAATGATTGTCCATCACCATTACCATCCGCTATTACTTCTTCTGCTACTCCTCAAAAACACTTAAAATGCTTTATCAGCATACGTTTCGTGCAAAAGGTATTTAAATTCCCTCACTTCACAAAATTCATCTTAATGATTAAATTTGAGTCTCGAATTTTCAAGTGTCAGATGAGTAGGTTGAGTCAATTTCGAGTTTGGATCCATGAACCATTGTCTGATCGTGTGAATTGTATAATTACATCATTTAAACGCGAAGAACATTGTTATTGTAGTTGATAGCAGAGTTTGTGGGAACGTACATGTTGATATTTGCTGGTTGTGCTGCTATAGTTTTGAATATAAACAAGAACAACGTTGTTACACTACCCGGAATCGCGTCTGTTTGGGGACTTGTTGTGATGGTTTTGATTTACTCCGTTGGTCATGTATCTGGTGCACATTTTAACCCTGCTGTAACAATTGCATTTGCCACAAGCAAAATGTTTCCATGGATTCAGGTAAAAACAGAACGAACGTATAATTAATATCATCATATCGTTTAATattactattgttgttgttgttgttgttgttgatactGAATTATATTATTGTGTAGGTTCCGGCTTATATTTTGGTACAAGTCGTGGGATCCACTCTCGCGAGTGGATCCCTTCGACTAATATTTAATGGCAAAGAAGATCAATTTGTTGGAACAGTTCCAGCAGGAACAGATTTACAAGCTTTGATACTTGAGTTTATTGCCACATTTTACCTAATGTTTGTCATTGCTGGTGTTGCTACTGATGATCGAGCTGTTAGTTTCATTTCGCGAtcaatcaatataattttaatcgTATACCGCGTTAAATTAAGTATATGTTATAATTTGTAATTGATGCAGATGAAACATTTATCTGGTGTTGCAATTGGAGCCACTGTTTCACTTGATATATTGTTCTCCGGgtacttatatttttcatttcaagcTATTATTTTGGTCCCATCATGTTGAAAAcatattatatttgattatttatagAATCATATTATCGCTAAATTAGtcatatatattacataaaaaatgagCTTTAGTGATAATTAATTAG
Proteins encoded in this window:
- the LOC107022774 gene encoding nodulin-26-like, encoding MEEIAEGIRATSLRINDCPSPLPSAITSSATPQKHLKCFISIRFVQKLIAEFVGTYMLIFAGCAAIVLNINKNNVVTLPGIASVWGLVVMVLIYSVGHVSGAHFNPAVTIAFATSKMFPWIQVPAYILVQVVGSTLASGSLRLIFNGKEDQFVGTVPAGTDLQALILEFIATFYLMFVIAGVATDDRAMKHLSGVAIGATVSLDILFSGPLTGASMNPARSLGPAIVTGHYKGLWIYIIGPTLGAIFGAWTYNLMRLTNKSWGEAAKEISHSQKAIEVSSKDKVICNCGEGWSCVVSKTEEAEVGNIFFECAEGCICIVDETNTLKKHVYVYEKTKRRKSYKMYI
- the LOC107022693 gene encoding multicystatin-like; the encoded protein is MANLGGLVDVPFQNKVEFDDLARFAVQDYNQKNGSSLEFEKVLNVKKQIVAGIMYYITFEGTEGGKKKEYEAKIWVKESENFKKVVGFKLVGDDSTKPGGIINVPNPNSNEFQELARFAVQDYNEKQNTHLEFVENLNVKEQVVAGMMYYITLAATDAGIKKIYEAKIWVKEWENFKKVVEFKLSGDDITKPGGIISVPFPNKPEFQELARFAIQDYNEKEKAHLEFVENLNVKEQVVAGMMYYITLAATDAGKKKIYETKIWVKEWEDFKKVVEFKLVGDNSAKVGGIIDVPNPNNPEFQDLARFAVNDYNKSQNAHLEFVEVLNVKEQVVSGMMYYITLVATDDGNKKDYEAKIWVKEWEDFKKVISFKLVGNDSAIIGGFTDVPFPNKREFQDLTRFAIQDYNKKENAHLEFVENLNVKKQVVAGMLYYITFAATDAGKKNIYETKILVKEWEDFKKVVEFKVLGDDSAKLGGIINVPFPNSPEFQDLARFAVQDYNNKEKAHLEFVEVLNVKEQVVAGMMYYITLAVTDAGKKKIYEANIWVKEWEHFIKVVEFKPVGDDSVKTGDIVNVPDPNIPPLQDLARFAVQDYNKAQNAHLEYVENLNVKEQLVAGTLYYITLVATDAGKKKIYEAKIWVKEWEDFKKVVEFKLVGDDSAYPGGITNVPFPNLPEFKDLARFAVQDYNKKENAHLEFVENLNVKKQVVAGIIYYITLVATDAGKKKIYETKILVKGWENFKEVQEFKLVGDATK